Proteins encoded in a region of the Corynebacterium genitalium ATCC 33030 genome:
- a CDS encoding esterase-like activity of phytase family protein, protein MSRRPARAVIAAATALSLTTATVQPAEAAPAPLEIGALPQQDVVINGVKVPIPAALLAVAGIAAALGGLSAFIVQAIINAAAGQKGGSAPGGSSRKPGDEKPHAEYLNRFDFSEGNNEKAIGGLSGIELVDQDRYIAISDDKKEHGPIRAYYFKTTDGGKTFTQDGEVRFTQADGSEYSDYLDPEEIRLLPNGNYLWTTEGSADKGTFIAPQIIESTPDGKEVRRIDAPAHHAPDEKGTKGVHNNKGPEAMAVLADGKTMITINEDALAQDGPENSETHSSLARITVYDLNSGKAVKEHAVRVSPGRGVTSLLADDNGNLLMLERGFNEATKTNMAQIYTLDLEGADDVLGTEALTGLEKTASKTLVFDFDKQKPHPDNVEGLAWGPKNAAANGGRSMVVVTDDNFNDSQSTLMHLLAVR, encoded by the coding sequence ATGTCCCGTCGTCCAGCCCGTGCGGTTATCGCAGCCGCCACCGCCCTGTCTTTAACTACCGCAACTGTCCAGCCCGCTGAAGCGGCACCCGCACCGCTGGAGATCGGCGCCCTGCCACAGCAGGACGTCGTGATCAACGGTGTGAAAGTACCCATACCGGCAGCGCTGCTCGCTGTCGCCGGAATCGCTGCGGCCCTCGGTGGGCTGAGTGCGTTCATCGTGCAGGCAATCATCAATGCGGCAGCGGGGCAGAAGGGCGGGTCTGCACCCGGTGGTTCTTCCCGCAAACCGGGGGATGAGAAGCCTCACGCTGAGTACCTGAATCGCTTCGACTTCAGCGAAGGGAACAATGAGAAGGCAATCGGCGGGCTCAGCGGCATCGAGCTCGTCGACCAGGACCGCTACATTGCTATCTCGGACGACAAGAAGGAGCACGGTCCGATTCGCGCGTACTACTTCAAGACGACTGATGGTGGAAAGACCTTCACGCAAGACGGAGAGGTCAGGTTCACGCAGGCGGACGGGAGCGAGTATTCCGATTACCTCGACCCCGAGGAAATCCGCTTGCTGCCGAACGGAAACTACCTGTGGACCACCGAAGGCTCAGCCGACAAGGGCACGTTCATCGCCCCACAGATCATTGAGTCCACGCCGGATGGGAAGGAAGTCCGGCGCATCGACGCTCCAGCGCACCACGCTCCCGATGAAAAGGGAACAAAGGGTGTGCACAACAACAAGGGTCCAGAGGCGATGGCGGTTCTCGCTGATGGGAAGACGATGATCACCATTAACGAGGATGCTCTCGCTCAAGATGGACCGGAGAACTCTGAGACCCACAGCTCCCTTGCCCGCATCACGGTGTACGATCTGAACTCCGGTAAAGCCGTCAAAGAGCACGCAGTTCGTGTGAGCCCGGGCCGCGGGGTGACGTCTTTGCTTGCCGACGACAACGGCAACCTGCTCATGCTCGAGCGCGGATTCAACGAAGCCACCAAGACGAACATGGCGCAGATCTACACGCTGGACCTTGAGGGCGCGGATGATGTGCTGGGCACCGAAGCACTCACCGGCTTGGAGAAGACCGCGTCCAAGACCCTCGTTTTCGACTTTGACAAGCAAAAGCCCCACCCCGACAACGTCGAGGGCCTCGCCTGGGGGCCGAAGAACGCGGCTGCGAACGGTGGCCGCTCGATGGTGGTCGTCACTGACGACAACTTCAACGATTCCCAGTCGACGCTGATGCACCTGCTTGCCGTGCGCTAA
- the rplE gene encoding 50S ribosomal protein L5 has protein sequence MRGKLADEFGYDNVMQIPGITKIVVNMGVGDAARDSKMINGALEDLTAITGQKPQLRRAKKSIANFKLREGMPIGAKVTLRGDRMWEFLDRLLTVALPRIRDFRGLSDTQFDGNGNYTFGLAEQTMFYEIDVDKVDRPRGMDITVVTSAVNDEEGRALLRHFGFPFKDKDGKMQRP, from the coding sequence ATCCGCGGCAAGCTCGCTGACGAGTTCGGTTACGACAACGTCATGCAGATCCCGGGCATCACCAAGATCGTCGTGAACATGGGTGTGGGCGACGCTGCCCGCGACTCGAAGATGATCAACGGTGCGCTCGAGGATCTCACCGCGATCACCGGCCAGAAGCCGCAGTTGCGTCGCGCGAAGAAGTCCATCGCTAACTTCAAGCTGCGTGAAGGCATGCCGATCGGCGCGAAGGTCACCCTGCGCGGCGACCGCATGTGGGAGTTCCTCGACCGTCTGCTGACGGTTGCTCTTCCGCGTATTCGTGACTTCCGCGGCCTGTCGGACACCCAGTTCGACGGCAACGGCAACTACACCTTCGGCCTCGCCGAGCAGACCATGTTCTACGAGATCGACGTGGACAAGGTTGACCGTCCGCGCGGTATGGACATCACCGTGGTGACCTCCGCGGTCAACGACGAGGAAGGCCGTGCGCTGCTGCGCCACTTCGGCTTCCCGTTCAAGGACAAGGACGGCAAGATGCAGCGCCCGTAA
- a CDS encoding ABC transporter ATP-binding protein, with product MNSKTRTADALVAQGIRVGYGDGAEVLHGIDLTARAGEVTTLIGPNGCGKSTLLKAMSKLLVPSAGMVHVDGVDIHSLSAREAARRVALLPQHPSAPGGLYVGELVARGRHPHQARMAGPSAADHEAIARACEATGISDLLERDIDALSGGQRQRVWLAMTLAQDTSVLLLDEPTTFLDPAHAIDMLSLAREQARGGKAVVMVLHDLMLAGMFSDRMMVMRDGAIVAHGTPEQALTAEVLAQAYGLRAEVWDDPAGVAPVIVPRGTVR from the coding sequence ATGAACAGCAAGACACGGACCGCGGACGCACTTGTGGCTCAGGGCATCAGGGTGGGTTACGGGGACGGAGCGGAGGTGCTCCACGGCATCGACTTAACGGCGCGCGCAGGGGAGGTGACCACGCTCATTGGGCCGAATGGCTGCGGCAAGTCCACATTGCTCAAGGCGATGTCCAAACTCCTTGTGCCCAGTGCGGGAATGGTGCACGTCGACGGTGTCGATATCCACTCCCTGTCGGCGCGCGAGGCCGCTCGCCGAGTGGCTCTCCTGCCGCAGCACCCGAGCGCGCCGGGCGGGTTGTATGTCGGGGAGCTCGTCGCCCGCGGGCGACATCCGCACCAAGCTCGCATGGCTGGTCCGTCCGCCGCTGACCATGAGGCTATCGCCCGCGCCTGCGAGGCCACGGGGATCAGCGACCTCCTTGAACGCGATATCGACGCTTTGAGCGGCGGACAGCGTCAGCGAGTGTGGCTGGCCATGACCTTGGCGCAGGACACATCCGTGCTGCTGCTCGACGAGCCAACTACCTTCCTCGATCCCGCCCACGCCATTGACATGCTCTCCCTCGCACGGGAGCAGGCGCGCGGTGGCAAGGCCGTGGTAATGGTCCTGCACGACCTCATGCTGGCCGGCATGTTTTCCGACAGGATGATGGTCATGCGCGACGGCGCCATCGTGGCGCATGGCACGCCGGAGCAGGCTTTGACAGCGGAAGTTCTGGCACAGGCTTACGGGCTTCGGGCCGAGGTGTGGGACGACCCAGCCGGTGTTGCCCCCGTCATCGTCCCGCGCGGGACCGTGCGTTAG
- a CDS encoding FecCD family ABC transporter permease, producing the protein MDRIVEILGAQRRERRRRTAVAGAMFATVAGAAYLVLLGQGALELSPARVVDVLTGGGTNREIMAVWDLRMPVALATLIVGAALGMAGAWTQSMSRNMLASPDILGVTSGAAAFVVLGSITYRPSFADEIPVFWWRALLALVGAAAVVAVLALIGGIGTSDRIVIVGVALSLMLHAAVSYLLLRAEILRAAEAQTWLAGSTEFVRMDAILPLLLGLAPFVALGVWCGRDLPVLAHDDDSAAMLGVSITEQRRALLIAATGVSAVVVAAAGPIGFVALIAPHFGRLVAGTPTPSPVVAGAAGAAILGVCSVIGGFIPSTAPVGAVSAALGGVVLVVLVWSRDR; encoded by the coding sequence ATGGACCGGATCGTAGAGATCCTGGGTGCGCAGCGGCGGGAGCGCAGGAGAAGGACGGCCGTCGCCGGAGCTATGTTCGCCACCGTGGCTGGAGCCGCCTACCTGGTCCTTCTCGGGCAGGGGGCGTTGGAGCTGAGCCCAGCGCGTGTGGTGGACGTGCTTACCGGAGGTGGCACCAACCGCGAGATCATGGCGGTGTGGGACCTGCGGATGCCCGTCGCCCTGGCGACACTCATCGTCGGGGCAGCGCTCGGAATGGCGGGGGCGTGGACGCAGTCGATGTCACGCAACATGCTGGCCTCCCCGGATATTTTGGGGGTGACCTCCGGTGCGGCGGCTTTCGTGGTGCTGGGTAGCATCACCTACCGCCCCTCCTTTGCGGACGAGATCCCCGTCTTCTGGTGGCGTGCGCTGCTCGCACTGGTGGGCGCGGCTGCCGTCGTCGCGGTGCTGGCGCTGATCGGGGGAATTGGCACAAGTGACAGGATCGTCATCGTTGGTGTCGCGCTGTCTCTCATGCTGCATGCGGCGGTGAGCTACCTGCTGCTTCGCGCCGAGATCCTGCGCGCCGCCGAGGCACAGACCTGGCTGGCTGGGTCCACTGAGTTTGTCCGCATGGATGCCATCCTCCCGCTGCTGCTGGGACTTGCGCCCTTCGTCGCGCTCGGGGTGTGGTGCGGACGCGACCTGCCGGTTTTAGCGCATGACGACGACTCGGCCGCGATGCTCGGAGTGAGCATTACTGAGCAGCGCCGGGCGTTGCTCATCGCGGCCACGGGTGTATCGGCGGTGGTGGTCGCAGCTGCCGGGCCGATCGGCTTCGTCGCGCTTATCGCTCCGCACTTCGGTCGGCTCGTCGCCGGCACCCCGACCCCCTCGCCGGTGGTGGCGGGGGCTGCGGGGGCGGCGATCTTGGGGGTGTGCTCTGTGATCGGTGGTTTCATCCCGTCGACCGCGCCGGTGGGAGCTGTTTCCGCCGCTCTCGGAGGGGTCGTTCTGGTGGTGCTGGTGTGGAGCCGAGACCGCTAG
- a CDS encoding FecCD family ABC transporter permease, whose protein sequence is MSTANILVRTAATRRALITLVAVSAMAVVASLALGSRAIPLGELAGAAAGQGSIDVRTIFWQLRVPRTLLAYAVGACLAVAGVLAQAWTRNPLADPGFIGVTAGAAFAVALGSAMGTVAGLAGATVHAFVGAAAASALVLVVSRRSASPLTLILVGMGVGASLSAGSVLIGLFDTEVLDSMRHWVVGSTIGRGYADAAVAWTGLAVGMLVAVLAARPLDLLAMGEETSLALGGSPRLARVFAALGVVILAGCATATAGPVAFVGFAAPHIMRRVVGPQVSRLLLSSALFGGALVLLADVVGRLIMRPGEVEMSIVMAVIGGPVLIAAVRQGSTMQKAVA, encoded by the coding sequence ATGAGCACAGCTAATATCCTGGTCCGCACCGCGGCAACGCGACGAGCGCTCATCACACTTGTTGCCGTTTCTGCCATGGCGGTGGTGGCCTCACTCGCTCTTGGATCACGCGCGATCCCGCTTGGTGAGCTCGCCGGCGCGGCAGCAGGGCAAGGCAGCATCGACGTGCGCACCATCTTCTGGCAGCTACGCGTTCCGCGCACCCTGCTCGCCTATGCCGTCGGGGCGTGCTTGGCCGTTGCCGGCGTTTTGGCTCAGGCGTGGACACGCAATCCGCTAGCGGACCCCGGGTTCATCGGAGTCACCGCGGGCGCAGCGTTCGCGGTGGCCCTCGGTAGCGCCATGGGCACGGTGGCGGGCCTTGCCGGAGCCACCGTGCACGCTTTCGTTGGTGCGGCTGCCGCTTCTGCTCTGGTGCTCGTCGTGTCACGCCGCTCTGCCAGCCCGCTCACTCTGATTTTGGTGGGTATGGGAGTCGGCGCCTCCTTGAGCGCGGGTTCAGTCCTCATCGGACTGTTCGACACTGAGGTGCTCGACAGCATGCGGCACTGGGTGGTCGGCTCGACCATCGGCCGCGGCTATGCCGACGCTGCTGTTGCGTGGACCGGGCTCGCTGTCGGGATGCTGGTCGCTGTGTTAGCCGCACGTCCCCTGGACCTTTTGGCCATGGGGGAGGAGACATCCCTCGCGCTGGGCGGCTCGCCCCGGCTGGCGCGGGTTTTCGCGGCACTCGGCGTGGTGATTCTCGCCGGTTGCGCCACCGCGACCGCCGGACCCGTCGCCTTCGTCGGCTTTGCGGCGCCGCACATCATGCGTCGCGTCGTCGGTCCTCAGGTTAGCCGTCTCCTGCTGTCATCGGCCCTGTTCGGCGGAGCGTTGGTGCTGCTCGCAGATGTCGTTGGGCGACTCATCATGCGTCCCGGCGAAGTCGAGATGTCGATTGTCATGGCCGTGATTGGCGGGCCTGTGCTCATCGCGGCGGTGCGCCAGGGCTCGACGATGCAGAAGGCGGTGGCGTAG
- a CDS encoding ABC transporter substrate-binding protein, which translates to MNFLKKRAASTVALVATAAVALTGCSRGEGEPEPAANSAEMRVASLGLGDADTLLALGITPVAVAPWGAEGDIGPSGVGPWSEHLLGDADPVAIYNTASGFTADILEQVSAADPTHIVAVNQAVDVEAQESLENIAPTTLAPEEFDDWQVPWEDQVTAIAEGVGKESEGQELIKQTQQVFDDFRRDHPEVQGSRAAIVMPYDGKIGLYTAEDGRGQFIEDLGFDIPDELQGDGSTFFVDYAPENYTELNNVDYLFVLDYNGLVDQIKDDPTFKNLDVVRDGRVHYLDTDTGSAMSMPNPVTIPWVAERFEEQL; encoded by the coding sequence ATGAACTTTCTGAAAAAGCGTGCCGCCAGCACCGTCGCCCTCGTGGCAACCGCCGCCGTCGCACTGACGGGCTGCTCGCGTGGCGAGGGTGAGCCCGAGCCAGCGGCGAACTCCGCCGAGATGCGCGTGGCTAGCCTCGGCCTCGGCGACGCTGACACGCTGCTCGCCCTCGGCATCACTCCTGTCGCCGTTGCCCCGTGGGGAGCGGAGGGAGACATTGGCCCTTCCGGAGTCGGTCCGTGGTCTGAGCACTTGCTTGGCGATGCCGACCCCGTGGCCATCTATAACACCGCTAGTGGCTTTACCGCCGATATTCTCGAGCAGGTCTCTGCCGCGGACCCCACCCACATTGTCGCCGTGAACCAGGCGGTCGATGTCGAAGCCCAGGAATCACTGGAAAACATCGCGCCGACGACGCTTGCTCCTGAAGAGTTCGACGACTGGCAGGTCCCCTGGGAAGATCAGGTCACTGCGATTGCCGAAGGCGTCGGAAAGGAGTCTGAGGGCCAGGAGCTGATCAAGCAGACGCAGCAGGTCTTCGATGATTTCCGCCGGGACCACCCTGAGGTGCAGGGCTCGCGTGCCGCCATCGTCATGCCGTACGACGGCAAGATCGGCCTCTACACGGCCGAGGACGGGCGAGGGCAGTTCATCGAGGACTTAGGCTTTGATATCCCGGATGAGCTGCAGGGCGACGGCTCGACTTTCTTCGTCGATTATGCGCCGGAGAATTACACCGAGCTCAATAACGTGGACTACCTGTTTGTCCTCGACTACAACGGCCTGGTCGACCAGATCAAAGATGACCCGACGTTCAAGAATCTCGATGTGGTGCGCGATGGGCGCGTGCACTACCTCGACACCGATACCGGCAGCGCTATGAGCATGCCCAACCCGGTGACCATCCCTTGGGTCGCGGAGAGGTTCGAGGAACAGCTCTGA
- a CDS encoding siderophore-interacting protein has translation MPTHLLHPVTLVANEQLKPRLHRLTFTGEAFADYPLSGPDEYFGLVMPKPGHPFRPFSFSGVNIRAAVAAIPEETRPALRWYTIRSLDRARKLIDVDVVTHGDSGPGSRWIRQARPGDTAGMFTCPALWKPPASSQLLVADASALPALRHILAYQEANAPQALTQTHAVAVVTSPEEIEDGLAEQWHEKLASLTVIEAPKTAETEATLAVLREHFDAGQPPRSVWVSGEGNLTKSVRALAVKDWSLAPSDVVWVPFWFHGKARP, from the coding sequence ATGCCAACACACCTCCTCCACCCCGTCACCCTCGTCGCCAACGAGCAGCTCAAGCCACGTCTGCACCGCCTCACCTTCACCGGGGAGGCTTTCGCGGACTACCCCTTGAGCGGCCCCGACGAGTATTTCGGCTTAGTCATGCCGAAGCCGGGCCACCCCTTCCGCCCCTTCAGCTTCAGCGGCGTCAACATCCGCGCGGCGGTGGCAGCAATCCCCGAGGAGACACGCCCCGCCCTCCGCTGGTACACCATTCGCAGCCTCGACAGGGCACGCAAGCTTATCGACGTCGACGTGGTCACCCACGGCGATTCCGGCCCCGGTTCCCGGTGGATCCGCCAGGCACGCCCAGGCGACACCGCCGGCATGTTCACGTGCCCCGCCCTGTGGAAGCCTCCGGCATCCTCGCAGCTACTCGTCGCCGATGCCTCAGCGCTGCCCGCCTTGCGCCATATCCTGGCCTACCAGGAGGCCAACGCACCCCAGGCCCTCACACAGACCCACGCCGTCGCCGTCGTCACGTCCCCAGAGGAAATCGAGGACGGCCTGGCTGAGCAGTGGCACGAAAAGCTCGCCTCCCTCACCGTCATAGAAGCACCGAAAACCGCCGAGACCGAAGCCACTCTGGCCGTCCTGCGCGAACACTTCGACGCAGGGCAACCGCCGCGCTCCGTGTGGGTCTCCGGCGAAGGGAACCTCACCAAATCCGTACGCGCACTCGCCGTGAAGGACTGGAGCCTTGCCCCGTCCGACGTGGTCTGGGTCCCGTTCTGGTTCCACGGCAAGGCCCGGCCATAA
- the rplE gene encoding 50S ribosomal protein L5: MTEIQNYTPRLKTRYQDEIRGKLAEEFGYDNVMQIPGITKIVVNMGVGDAARDSKMINGALEDLTAITGQKPQLRRAKKSIANFKLREGMPIGAKVTLRGDRMWEFLDRLLTVALPRIRDFRGLSDTQFDGNGNYTFGLAEQTMFYEIDVDKVDRPRGMDITVVTSAVNDEEGRALLRHFGFPFKDKDGKMQRP; encoded by the coding sequence ATGACTGAGATTCAGAACTACACTCCGCGCCTGAAGACGCGTTACCAGGACGAGATCCGCGGCAAGCTCGCCGAGGAGTTCGGTTACGACAACGTCATGCAGATCCCGGGCATCACCAAGATCGTCGTGAACATGGGTGTGGGCGACGCTGCCCGCGACTCGAAGATGATCAACGGTGCGCTCGAGGATCTCACCGCGATCACCGGCCAGAAGCCGCAGTTGCGTCGCGCGAAGAAGTCCATCGCTAACTTCAAGCTGCGTGAAGGCATGCCGATCGGCGCGAAGGTCACCCTGCGCGGCGACCGCATGTGGGAGTTCCTCGACCGTCTGCTGACGGTTGCTCTTCCGCGTATTCGTGACTTCCGCGGCCTGTCGGACACCCAGTTCGACGGCAACGGCAACTACACCTTCGGCCTCGCCGAGCAGACCATGTTCTACGAGATCGACGTGGATAAGGTTGACCGTCCGCGCGGTATGGACATCACCGTGGTGACCTCCGCGGTCAACGACGAGGAAGGCCGTGCGCTGCTGCGCCACTTCGGCTTCCCGTTCAAGGACAAGGACGGCAAGATGCAGCGCCCGTAA
- the rplX gene encoding 50S ribosomal protein L24 produces the protein MKIKKGDMVQVIAGKDKGAQGRVIEAYPKRERVLVEGVNRVKKHVANSYNERGAESGGIVTQEAPIHVSNVMILDSEGTPTRVGYRFDEDGKKVRVAKSNGEDI, from the coding sequence TTGAAGATCAAGAAGGGCGATATGGTCCAGGTCATCGCCGGTAAGGACAAGGGCGCTCAGGGTCGCGTCATCGAGGCGTACCCGAAGCGTGAGCGTGTCCTGGTCGAGGGCGTGAACCGTGTGAAGAAGCACGTTGCTAACTCGTACAACGAGCGCGGCGCTGAGTCCGGCGGCATTGTCACCCAGGAGGCTCCGATCCACGTGTCCAACGTGATGATCCTTGACTCCGAGGGCACCCCGACCCGCGTTGGCTACCGCTTCGACGAGGACGGCAAGAAGGTCCGCGTGGCCAAGTCGAACGGGGAGGACATCTAA
- the rplN gene encoding 50S ribosomal protein L14, which yields MIQQESRLKVADNTGAREILCVRVLGGSVRRFAGIGDTIVATVKEAAPGGNVKEGEIVRAVVVRAKKETRRPDGSYISFDENAAVLIKNDTEPRGTRIFGPVARELRDKKFMKIVSLAPEVI from the coding sequence GTGATTCAGCAGGAATCGCGTCTGAAGGTCGCCGACAACACTGGTGCACGTGAGATTCTGTGCGTCCGTGTCCTCGGCGGTTCTGTTCGACGCTTCGCCGGTATCGGCGACACGATTGTCGCCACCGTGAAGGAAGCCGCCCCCGGCGGCAACGTGAAAGAGGGCGAGATTGTCCGCGCCGTCGTCGTGCGCGCCAAGAAGGAGACCCGTCGTCCGGACGGCTCCTACATCTCGTTCGACGAGAACGCAGCTGTTCTGATCAAGAACGACACTGAGCCGCGCGGTACCCGCATCTTCGGCCCGGTTGCTCGTGAGCTGCGCGACAAGAAGTTCATGAAGATCGTTTCTCTCGCACCGGAGGTGATCTAG
- a CDS encoding formate/nitrite transporter family protein, with protein sequence MNFHKTAPGIIGRKLDLFSTEPSRFAVRAIMAGVYLGIMTSFAAATGTIMESYAPGWGGYVFAAIFATTLYIIIVLQGELATGDMMFMTYGAVTKHVSVLRGLALILFVTLFNLVGAVVVCWLISHTVFMGNIDPETRLLHTVLENKLAKPTGGLFVEAILANMVVNIAFMMSTQAGQDFSAKLLGIIVVIPAFAAMSYEHSIANFVMVQLGGFVYGPETIDGFTIANILRNWSVVWLGNMVGGGLIMGGVYGWLNLTKTEYKD encoded by the coding sequence ATGAACTTCCACAAAACAGCACCAGGCATCATCGGCAGAAAACTGGACCTGTTCTCCACTGAACCGTCCCGGTTCGCAGTACGCGCGATCATGGCTGGCGTCTACCTCGGAATCATGACGTCCTTCGCCGCGGCGACCGGAACGATCATGGAAAGCTACGCCCCGGGCTGGGGCGGCTATGTCTTCGCGGCCATCTTCGCAACGACGCTGTACATCATCATCGTCTTGCAAGGCGAGCTCGCCACCGGCGACATGATGTTCATGACCTACGGGGCGGTGACCAAGCACGTGTCCGTCCTACGCGGGTTGGCGCTGATCCTGTTCGTCACACTCTTCAACTTGGTCGGTGCCGTGGTGGTGTGTTGGCTGATCTCCCATACGGTGTTCATGGGCAACATCGACCCCGAAACCCGCCTGCTGCACACCGTGCTGGAAAACAAACTCGCGAAGCCCACAGGGGGTTTGTTCGTCGAGGCGATTCTGGCGAACATGGTGGTCAACATCGCGTTCATGATGTCCACGCAGGCTGGCCAAGATTTCTCCGCCAAATTGCTCGGCATCATCGTGGTCATTCCGGCGTTCGCCGCGATGAGCTACGAGCACTCGATCGCGAACTTCGTGATGGTCCAACTCGGCGGCTTCGTTTACGGGCCCGAGACGATCGACGGGTTCACCATTGCCAATATTCTGCGCAACTGGTCCGTGGTGTGGCTGGGCAACATGGTGGGCGGCGGCCTGATTATGGGCGGCGTATACGGCTGGCTGAATCTGACCAAGACTGAGTACAAGGATTAA
- a CDS encoding GTPase domain-containing protein encodes MTSPQTTTPPSDPLSAVKQLRDSLAATTLPADAADEARAVVNQLDDYILPRLANLDAPLLAVIGGSTGSGKSTLVNAVLQEHVSNPGVIRPTTRQPVLVANPGDADWFNSPQVLPGLARSHGAGNEQSTTLRVVETPSIPEGLSLLDAPDFDSIDDRNRALASQLLAAADLWIFVTTPARYADQLVWNFLHDAAGRGIEVVVVLNRLDEAAAATVPADLRRMMNEAGLERATVFEVPYVKDLQEEFLPTEMVAPLRDYLTSLADDSAARREVAGKTVAGAANGALARVDELVATRQRSEEFANHIDESILELYRSAHHHIIDATSDGKMLRTEVMDRWQDVVGTSDVFRGVERWFSQAVDKVGSFFSGEPAPLREVETELESGLHAVIVDAADSAASRAWAHVGAVAPERRHAADPSLARASQDIDDKAAQLIREWQGAMLTRIQDTAGEKRQRARVMSLGLNVLTVALMLVVFSTTAGLTGAEIGIAGGSAVLGQKLLETVFGEDTVRRMAADAREDLNQRLDVLLRGERERYYAITDPLLEGTSAESIRTAAAEARVSIDERFPGILTPAPTEQVPAAHVPEDVRESYEHGTLRSLFDQLRGSFGTQSSDAEAHRTEGEG; translated from the coding sequence GTGACTAGCCCCCAAACCACCACCCCGCCGAGCGACCCGTTAAGCGCGGTCAAGCAGCTGCGCGACTCGCTGGCCGCGACCACGCTGCCCGCCGACGCCGCCGATGAAGCCCGCGCGGTGGTCAACCAGCTCGACGACTACATCCTCCCCCGCCTGGCCAACCTCGACGCGCCGCTGTTGGCCGTGATCGGCGGGTCCACCGGATCCGGCAAGTCCACGTTGGTCAACGCCGTGTTGCAGGAGCATGTGTCGAACCCTGGGGTCATCCGCCCCACCACCCGACAGCCGGTGTTGGTGGCTAATCCGGGCGACGCGGACTGGTTCAACTCGCCGCAGGTCCTGCCCGGCCTTGCCCGTTCCCACGGCGCGGGCAACGAGCAGTCCACGACGCTGCGAGTGGTGGAAACACCCAGCATTCCTGAGGGTCTTTCGCTTCTCGACGCCCCGGATTTCGACTCCATCGATGACCGCAACCGCGCCCTTGCCAGCCAACTGCTCGCCGCAGCGGACTTGTGGATCTTCGTCACCACCCCCGCGCGCTACGCCGATCAGCTGGTGTGGAACTTTCTGCATGACGCCGCCGGTCGCGGCATCGAAGTCGTGGTCGTGCTCAACCGCCTCGACGAGGCAGCCGCAGCCACGGTCCCAGCCGATCTGCGCCGCATGATGAACGAGGCCGGCCTGGAGCGGGCCACCGTCTTCGAAGTGCCGTACGTGAAGGACTTGCAGGAGGAGTTCCTCCCGACTGAGATGGTGGCGCCGCTCCGGGACTACCTGACCTCATTGGCGGACGATTCGGCTGCCCGGCGCGAGGTGGCCGGCAAGACCGTGGCAGGTGCGGCCAACGGCGCCCTTGCCCGCGTGGATGAGTTGGTGGCTACGCGCCAGCGCAGCGAAGAATTCGCGAACCACATCGACGAGTCGATCTTAGAGCTGTACCGCTCCGCGCACCACCACATCATTGATGCCACGTCCGACGGAAAGATGCTGCGCACCGAGGTCATGGACCGCTGGCAGGACGTGGTAGGCACCTCGGACGTGTTCCGCGGTGTGGAGCGCTGGTTCAGCCAGGCGGTGGACAAGGTGGGCAGCTTCTTCAGCGGTGAGCCCGCTCCCCTGCGGGAAGTGGAGACGGAGCTGGAGTCGGGTTTGCACGCCGTGATCGTGGATGCGGCGGACTCGGCGGCGTCTCGGGCGTGGGCGCATGTGGGGGCGGTGGCACCGGAGCGTCGTCACGCAGCTGATCCCTCCTTGGCCCGCGCCAGCCAGGACATCGACGACAAGGCCGCCCAGCTCATCCGCGAATGGCAGGGGGCGATGCTGACGCGCATTCAGGACACCGCGGGCGAGAAACGCCAGCGTGCGCGCGTAATGTCGCTGGGGCTCAACGTGCTCACCGTCGCACTCATGCTGGTGGTGTTCTCCACCACGGCCGGACTGACCGGCGCTGAGATCGGCATCGCGGGAGGTTCCGCAGTGCTAGGCCAGAAGTTGCTGGAGACGGTGTTCGGCGAGGACACAGTGCGCCGCATGGCTGCCGACGCGCGCGAAGACCTCAACCAGCGTCTCGATGTGCTGCTGCGCGGCGAACGCGAGCGCTACTACGCCATCACTGACCCGCTGCTCGAGGGAACCTCTGCCGAATCCATCCGTACCGCCGCTGCTGAGGCGCGTGTGTCGATCGACGAGCGTTTCCCCGGCATCCTCACCCCGGCCCCCACTGAGCAGGTTCCCGCCGCCCATGTCCCCGAGGATGTGCGGGAAAGCTACGAGCACGGCACCCTGCGCAGCTTATTCGACCAACTGCGCGGCTCGTTTGGCACGCAATCGTCTGACGCTGAAGCTCACCGAACGGAGGGCGAGGGATAG